One segment of Allorhodopirellula heiligendammensis DNA contains the following:
- a CDS encoding DUF1559 family PulG-like putative transporter, whose amino-acid sequence MADKIDSRWLPLVVLLKETPEFSAEKMAASLLSADASAQTAISLREIGVAFHNFHVTYRKIPGSQNVREGKRGINGDAPYPFSWRVALLPFLENNDLFEQYRFDEPWDSEHNLTLVEKMPDVYRCPLAPPDQASGESNYLGFATEDGGLGITGHSMADFTDGTSSTALIIAAKKSVPWTKPVDITKRVDLPDSDVEPFNDESIFILKADATVERMSPIDRPKLHKMIIRNDGERIE is encoded by the coding sequence ATGGCCGACAAAATCGATTCTCGCTGGCTTCCGCTTGTCGTTTTGCTGAAAGAGACACCAGAGTTTTCCGCTGAGAAAATGGCTGCGTCACTGCTCTCCGCAGATGCATCTGCACAAACCGCAATCTCCTTGCGTGAAATCGGAGTTGCCTTTCACAACTTTCACGTTACCTATCGAAAAATCCCGGGCAGTCAGAACGTGCGTGAAGGAAAACGAGGCATCAACGGTGACGCGCCGTATCCGTTCAGTTGGCGAGTTGCGCTATTACCTTTCCTTGAAAATAACGACCTATTTGAGCAGTACCGATTTGATGAACCTTGGGACAGTGAGCATAACCTGACGTTGGTCGAGAAAATGCCGGACGTCTACCGTTGTCCGTTGGCGCCGCCCGATCAAGCGTCTGGCGAATCGAACTATCTCGGGTTTGCAACCGAGGACGGAGGTTTGGGGATCACTGGTCATTCGATGGCTGATTTTACCGACGGGACTTCATCCACTGCACTGATCATTGCAGCGAAGAAAAGTGTGCCATGGACCAAGCCTGTCGATATCACCAAACGGGTCGATTTGCCCGATAGCGATGTTGAACCGTTCAACGATGAATCGATTTTCATCTTAAAAGCGGATGCTACCGTGGAAAGAATGAGCCCGATCGATCGTCCGAAACTGCACAAGATGATCATTCGAAATGATGGTGAGCGAATCGAGTGA
- a CDS encoding SecDF P1 head subdomain-containing protein codes for MAKQIVDVNGAPAIELKFDDQLAKQFGELTGNHLQQQLAIVVDGTVRLAPYVRAPITRSVHITGNFSEEEVQEAVEKLKPALSQADPSPIGIDMDLDSASLQGIWADGIAKNGKSNPDTLIIFYQNF; via the coding sequence ATGGCCAAGCAGATTGTTGACGTGAATGGGGCACCCGCGATCGAGCTGAAGTTCGACGACCAACTGGCAAAGCAATTTGGCGAACTGACAGGCAACCATTTGCAACAACAATTGGCAATCGTTGTCGATGGGACCGTGCGTCTTGCGCCCTACGTTAGGGCCCCAATAACACGTTCGGTGCATATCACGGGAAACTTTAGCGAAGAGGAGGTTCAGGAAGCCGTGGAAAAGCTCAAACCCGCGCTTTCGCAGGCCGATCCATCGCCCATCGGTATCGACATGGATCTTGATTCCGCCAGTTTGCAAGGAATTTGGGCTGACGGTATTGCGAAGAATGGCAAGTCAAACCCTGACACGTTGATCATTTTCTATCAAAACTTCTAA